The proteins below come from a single Oscillospiraceae bacterium genomic window:
- the dapA gene encoding 4-hydroxy-tetrahydrodipicolinate synthase: protein MKKPVFTGAAVAIITPMHADGSVNYDELGRIIEDQIAHSTDAIVICGTTGESPTMTDEEHTECIRYAVKKVAGRVPVVAGTGSNDTKYAIWLSQQAEADGADALLLVTPYYNKASQAGLIAHYTAIADAVHLPCILYNVPSRTGCNLTPATLAELAKHPNINAVKEASGNISQVAEIAALCGDELNLYSGNDDQIVPLLALGGKGVISVLSNVAPQYTHDICAKWFASDFDESLAMQLKALPLIKALFADVNPIPVKWAMNRLGWQAGECRLPLVAPCAAVQAQLEKALQDFGLLK, encoded by the coding sequence ATGAAGAAACCCGTTTTTACAGGAGCCGCTGTGGCCATCATTACCCCGATGCACGCGGACGGCAGCGTCAACTATGACGAGCTGGGCCGCATTATCGAGGATCAGATTGCCCACAGCACCGATGCCATTGTCATCTGCGGCACTACCGGTGAGTCCCCGACGATGACCGACGAGGAGCATACCGAGTGCATCCGCTATGCCGTCAAAAAAGTGGCCGGGCGCGTTCCCGTAGTGGCGGGCACCGGCTCCAACGATACAAAGTATGCGATCTGGCTATCCCAGCAGGCCGAGGCCGATGGTGCCGATGCCCTGCTGCTGGTCACCCCCTACTACAACAAGGCCAGTCAGGCGGGCCTGATTGCCCACTACACGGCCATTGCGGATGCTGTGCATCTGCCCTGCATCCTCTACAATGTGCCCAGCCGCACCGGCTGCAACCTGACCCCGGCCACGCTGGCGGAGCTTGCCAAGCACCCCAACATCAACGCCGTTAAGGAGGCCAGCGGCAACATCAGTCAGGTGGCGGAGATCGCCGCCCTCTGCGGTGATGAGCTGAACCTCTACTCCGGCAATGATGATCAGATCGTCCCGCTGCTGGCGCTGGGCGGCAAGGGTGTTATCAGCGTGCTGTCCAATGTGGCACCGCAGTACACCCACGACATCTGCGCCAAGTGGTTTGCCAGTGATTTTGATGAGAGCCTTGCGATGCAGCTGAAGGCGCTGCCCCTCATCAAGGCCCTGTTTGCCGATGTAAACCCCATCCCGGTCAAGTGGGCCATGAACCGTCTGGGATGGCAGGCCGGCGAATGCCGTCTGCCGCTTGTGGCCCCCTGCGCAGCCGTACAGGCACAGCTGGAAAAGGCTCTGCAGGATTTCGGCCTGCTGAAATAA
- the dapB gene encoding 4-hydroxy-tetrahydrodipicolinate reductase yields MTDIIIQGICGRMGRALLEKIGVRDDCRVVAGVDREPGHLGEIPIFSDFDALPCRGVIIDFSSPAGAVAAAQYGAANGLPCVICSTGLSKADEAVLEAASAKTPIFRSANMSVGVNVLIELARQATKLLGGEFDIEIIEKHHHNKLDAPSGTALMIADAINAEADGRYEYVYDRTQVRQKRGAQELGISSVRGGGIVGEHDVLFCGPDEVVTLSHSAGSRGVFADGAVQAALYIAALAPGYYTMTDLLRGKLLCE; encoded by the coding sequence ATGACGGATATCATCATTCAGGGTATCTGCGGCCGCATGGGGCGCGCCCTGCTGGAGAAAATCGGTGTACGGGACGATTGCCGTGTCGTCGCCGGTGTGGACCGCGAGCCGGGGCATCTGGGCGAGATCCCCATCTTCTCCGACTTTGATGCGCTGCCCTGCCGCGGCGTTATCATCGACTTTTCCTCTCCCGCCGGGGCTGTGGCTGCAGCACAGTATGGCGCAGCCAACGGTCTGCCCTGCGTGATCTGTTCCACCGGTCTTTCCAAGGCGGACGAGGCCGTGCTGGAGGCCGCCAGCGCCAAAACGCCGATCTTCCGCAGCGCCAACATGTCGGTGGGCGTCAATGTACTGATCGAGCTGGCGCGTCAGGCCACAAAGCTTCTGGGCGGCGAGTTTGACATCGAGATCATCGAAAAGCACCACCATAACAAGCTGGATGCCCCCAGCGGCACCGCACTGATGATTGCCGATGCCATCAACGCCGAGGCTGACGGCCGGTATGAGTATGTCTACGACCGCACTCAGGTCCGCCAAAAGCGCGGCGCGCAGGAGCTGGGCATCAGCTCGGTGCGCGGCGGCGGCATTGTAGGCGAGCACGATGTCCTTTTCTGCGGCCCTGACGAGGTCGTCACGCTGAGCCACAGCGCGGGAAGCCGCGGTGTCTTTGCTGACGGTGCCGTGCAGGCTGCGCTCTACATTGCGGCTCTTGCCCCGGGCTACTATACCATGACCGATCTGCTGCGGGGTAAGCTGTTATGCGAATGA
- a CDS encoding CapA family protein: protein MRMKGNDIAACLVIALGVGGVLAGSLLGVGNQEQALPAAEPQPVAAVEPAATPEPTPEPQPVVETVRFSATGDDLIHDGIFLQAKQRGGDHYDFSFAYENMRDFYTQFDVNWLNQETLVNDAFAPSGYPMFSTPGEITDTLYSLGFRVFSLSNNHSYDKGAAGIDASREHWAAMPDDVVSMGFYNLDTYDDYVYQTVNGITFGYLSYTEHTNGLPTPSGATYGVVYLDDRDTIARQIAAMRPNCDVLVVSAHWGTEGTHVVNDFQKDTAQWLADQGVDLIIGTHPHVTQNAAWLTGANGNTALVVYSLGNFINAQSSSDNVIGAILDITFEKTTQPDGSSTVAMLDPKLHCVISQYEAGYKDIRVYPYSMYTDELGAAHGEFTLSREYIESVLRNSIDEQFITFD from the coding sequence ATGCGAATGAAGGGAAACGACATTGCCGCCTGTCTGGTGATTGCGCTGGGCGTGGGCGGTGTGCTTGCCGGCTCTCTGCTGGGTGTCGGCAATCAGGAGCAGGCCCTGCCCGCTGCGGAACCGCAGCCGGTGGCGGCTGTCGAGCCCGCTGCCACACCGGAGCCTACCCCTGAGCCGCAGCCTGTTGTGGAGACCGTGCGCTTTTCTGCCACAGGAGATGACCTGATCCATGACGGCATCTTCCTGCAGGCTAAACAGCGCGGCGGTGACCACTATGACTTTTCCTTTGCCTATGAGAACATGCGGGACTTCTACACCCAGTTCGATGTAAACTGGCTCAATCAGGAAACGCTGGTCAATGACGCTTTCGCCCCCAGCGGCTACCCGATGTTCTCCACCCCCGGTGAGATCACCGATACGCTGTACAGCCTTGGCTTCCGGGTGTTCAGCCTGTCCAACAACCACAGCTATGACAAGGGCGCTGCAGGCATTGATGCCTCGCGTGAGCATTGGGCCGCCATGCCGGATGATGTTGTCTCGATGGGCTTTTATAATCTTGACACCTATGACGATTATGTCTATCAGACCGTCAACGGCATCACCTTCGGCTACCTGTCCTATACGGAGCATACCAACGGGCTGCCCACCCCCTCCGGGGCTACCTACGGCGTGGTTTATCTCGATGACCGCGATACCATTGCCCGGCAGATCGCCGCTATGCGCCCCAACTGTGATGTGCTGGTGGTAAGCGCGCACTGGGGCACCGAGGGCACCCATGTTGTCAACGATTTTCAGAAGGATACCGCCCAGTGGCTGGCAGATCAGGGCGTTGACCTGATCATCGGCACCCACCCCCATGTGACCCAAAACGCCGCATGGCTGACGGGTGCCAACGGCAATACTGCCCTTGTCGTATACAGTCTGGGCAACTTCATCAATGCGCAGTCCTCGTCTGATAATGTCATCGGCGCGATTTTGGACATAACCTTTGAGAAAACCACCCAGCCCGACGGCAGCAGCACCGTTGCCATGCTTGACCCCAAGCTGCACTGTGTTATAAGCCAATATGAGGCCGGGTATAAGGATATCCGTGTCTACCCCTACAGCATGTACACCGATGAACTGGGTGCCGCCCACGGCGAGTTTACCCTCTCCCGCGAATACATTGAAAGCGTGCTCCGCAATTCTATCGATGAGCAGTTTATTACATTCGATTGA
- a CDS encoding ACT domain-containing protein, which translates to MYGVSKITSEQNIMLTTFPGAQYSAQSLAEHLDVFAKAGIVVDMICQSAPRGSAVDFSFTTSYDNFAAVMRALPAAAKANPPLVSGGYSKINLFGEDMVTSCGVGARALAALAGASIEIVLITTSDLDISLLIRQQDEDAALEALHKAFAV; encoded by the coding sequence ATGTACGGCGTCAGCAAGATCACCAGTGAGCAGAACATTATGCTCACCACCTTCCCGGGTGCCCAGTACAGTGCCCAGAGTCTGGCCGAGCATCTGGATGTCTTTGCAAAGGCAGGTATCGTGGTGGATATGATCTGCCAGAGTGCGCCCCGCGGCTCTGCGGTGGATTTCAGCTTCACGACCAGCTATGACAACTTTGCCGCTGTTATGCGGGCACTGCCTGCTGCGGCCAAGGCCAATCCCCCGCTGGTCTCCGGCGGCTACAGCAAGATCAACCTCTTTGGCGAGGATATGGTCACCAGCTGCGGTGTCGGCGCCCGTGCGCTGGCCGCTCTGGCCGGGGCAAGCATCGAGATCGTGCTTATCACGACCAGCGACCTCGACATTTCGCTGTTGATTCGCCAGCAGGACGAGGACGCCGCCCTCGAAGCCCTGCACAAGGCGTTTGCAGTCTGA
- a CDS encoding CPBP family intramembrane metalloprotease, with protein sequence MKTNKKELTVFALCAYAIPFLMMPLLYICLQNGQDTSIFANAQMFYPAAGVMLAFLLARRPDTPKRFYILHLLVTAIMLIMSALSAAAPQGEWLYIANLVIVIASVLGWILLLTEKKTKREACGLRLHGKLLTALGICVYFLAVKTAMVFLSMAMQGGDSWAEYLAYWRTSAPWVMAVVLVPNFFLSFLPFFGEEYGWRYYLTPALQGRFGARRGALAVGVLWGLWHLPLNLFFYSPDTSLQSIAAQLVVCVTLGVFFTFAYEKCGKNIWLPVVLHYLNNNMVLVWTGTADISNQIISWTDVAISAIMYGVVFLPFLAAKCYRKNK encoded by the coding sequence ATGAAAACGAATAAAAAAGAGCTGACTGTCTTTGCGCTCTGTGCTTACGCAATTCCGTTTCTGATGATGCCGCTCTTATACATCTGCCTGCAGAACGGGCAGGATACAAGCATTTTTGCCAACGCCCAGATGTTCTACCCGGCGGCGGGTGTCATGCTGGCCTTCCTGCTGGCGCGGCGGCCGGATACGCCCAAGCGGTTTTACATATTGCACCTGCTGGTTACAGCTATTATGCTGATCATGAGTGCGCTTTCCGCCGCTGCGCCGCAGGGGGAGTGGTTATATATCGCCAACCTTGTTATTGTTATCGCATCGGTGCTGGGTTGGATTTTGCTGCTGACCGAGAAAAAAACAAAGCGCGAGGCCTGCGGCCTGCGCCTGCACGGCAAGCTGCTGACGGCTCTTGGTATCTGCGTCTATTTCCTTGCGGTCAAGACCGCTATGGTCTTTCTTTCGATGGCGATGCAGGGCGGTGATAGCTGGGCTGAATATCTGGCCTACTGGCGCACATCTGCACCGTGGGTTATGGCAGTGGTGCTTGTGCCGAACTTCTTTCTGAGCTTTCTGCCGTTTTTTGGCGAGGAATACGGCTGGCGCTATTACCTGACGCCAGCCCTGCAAGGCCGCTTCGGCGCACGGCGCGGCGCACTGGCGGTAGGCGTGCTGTGGGGGCTGTGGCATCTGCCGCTGAATCTTTTCTTCTACAGCCCCGACACCTCACTGCAGAGCATTGCCGCACAGCTTGTTGTCTGCGTGACACTCGGTGTATTTTTCACCTTTGCGTATGAGAAGTGCGGCAAAAATATCTGGCTCCCCGTGGTGCTGCACTACCTCAACAACAACATGGTCTTAGTCTGGACTGGTACGGCGGATATTTCAAATCAGATCATCAGCTGGACCGATGTGGCAATCAGCGCCATCATGTATGGGGTTGTATTCCTGCCATTTCTGGCAGCAAAGTGCTACCGCAAGAATAAATAA
- a CDS encoding helix-turn-helix transcriptional regulator, whose protein sequence is MAKNLKLKAARAVRDMTQADLAAAVGVSRQTINAIEKGEYNPTINLCRSICKVLGKTLDELFWEE, encoded by the coding sequence ATGGCAAAAAACTTGAAGCTGAAAGCCGCCCGCGCCGTGCGCGATATGACGCAGGCGGATCTGGCGGCGGCGGTAGGCGTGTCCCGCCAGACCATCAACGCCATTGAAAAAGGGGAGTATAACCCTACGATCAACCTTTGCCGCAGCATCTGCAAGGTGCTGGGCAAGACATTGGACGAGCTGTTCTGGGAGGAATGA
- a CDS encoding NAD(+) synthase has product MKYSFPAFENGFIRAAAASPALRVADCVYNAEQIIGVMREYAEKNVQLLCLPEFALTGYTCSDLFLQDTLLRGAEDGLAAILKASQGLNLVVLVGLPVRCTGKLYNCAAVVCNGELLGLVPKLHLPNYGEFYEKRHFIPGMRSPECIELAGQETLIGTNLLFACKQMPAFVLAAEVCEDLWAPVPPSCAHALAGATVVANLSASDETVGKSAYRRALVCGQSARLLCAYLYADAGHGESTTDMTFAGHNLIAENGSLLADTAPFAGEAAVTELDLGRMVQERQRNTTFMPETAGYTTVEFDLPPISLALTRPVSCTPFVPQDAATRAERCELILRIQAEGLAKRMEHTHAKCGVIGISGGLDSCLALLVAVRACKVLGRDAKDIVALTMPCFGTTKRTRSNAEILCEALGVTFAEINITETVKSHFADIGQPADKYDVTFENCQARVRTLELMDYANKNGGFVIGTGDLSELALGWATYNGDHMSMYGVNAGVPKTLVRHIVQYVADTCGSDTLRGVLLDILDTPVSPELLPTAEDGTIAQQTEKLVGPYELHDFYLYYVLRFGFSPAKIYHLARTAFDGKYEPEVLLAWLKNFYRRFFAQQFKRSCLPDGPKVGSVTLSPRGDWRMPSDACNTLWMAELEKLEV; this is encoded by the coding sequence ATGAAGTACAGCTTTCCCGCTTTTGAAAACGGTTTTATCCGCGCCGCCGCAGCCAGCCCCGCCCTGCGCGTGGCCGATTGTGTGTATAATGCCGAGCAGATCATCGGCGTCATGCGCGAATACGCCGAGAAAAATGTTCAGCTGCTCTGCCTGCCGGAGTTTGCCCTGACAGGCTACACCTGCAGCGATCTATTCTTGCAGGACACCCTGCTGCGCGGGGCGGAGGACGGCCTCGCTGCCATCTTAAAGGCCAGTCAGGGCCTCAACCTTGTGGTTCTGGTCGGTCTGCCGGTGCGCTGCACCGGCAAACTGTACAACTGCGCCGCCGTTGTGTGCAACGGCGAGCTGCTGGGCCTTGTACCAAAGCTGCATCTGCCCAACTACGGTGAGTTCTATGAAAAGCGCCACTTCATCCCCGGTATGCGTTCGCCGGAGTGCATCGAGCTGGCCGGGCAGGAGACGCTGATCGGCACCAACCTGCTGTTTGCCTGCAAGCAGATGCCTGCCTTTGTGCTGGCCGCCGAGGTCTGCGAGGATCTGTGGGCGCCTGTCCCGCCAAGCTGCGCCCACGCGCTGGCCGGGGCCACGGTGGTGGCAAATCTCTCCGCCAGTGATGAGACCGTCGGCAAGTCCGCCTACCGCCGGGCGCTCGTCTGCGGGCAGAGTGCGCGGCTGCTCTGCGCCTATCTCTACGCCGATGCCGGCCATGGGGAAAGCACCACCGATATGACCTTTGCCGGGCACAATCTGATTGCCGAAAACGGCAGTCTGCTGGCCGACACCGCCCCCTTTGCAGGTGAGGCTGCCGTGACCGAGCTGGATCTTGGCCGCATGGTGCAGGAGCGCCAGCGCAACACGACCTTTATGCCGGAAACGGCTGGCTATACCACGGTAGAATTTGATCTGCCGCCGATCAGCCTTGCCCTGACGCGCCCTGTCTCCTGCACGCCCTTCGTGCCGCAGGACGCTGCCACCCGCGCCGAGCGCTGTGAGCTGATCCTGCGCATTCAGGCCGAGGGCCTTGCCAAGCGGATGGAGCATACCCACGCCAAATGCGGGGTGATCGGCATCTCCGGCGGGCTGGACAGTTGTCTGGCCCTGCTGGTGGCCGTGCGCGCCTGCAAGGTTCTGGGCCGCGATGCCAAGGACATTGTAGCGCTGACAATGCCCTGCTTCGGCACCACAAAGCGCACCCGCTCCAACGCCGAGATTCTGTGCGAGGCGTTGGGCGTGACCTTCGCCGAGATCAATATCACGGAGACTGTCAAAAGTCACTTCGCAGACATCGGTCAGCCTGCCGACAAATACGATGTCACCTTTGAAAACTGTCAGGCCCGCGTGCGCACACTGGAGCTGATGGATTACGCCAACAAGAATGGTGGCTTTGTCATCGGCACCGGCGATCTGAGCGAGCTTGCACTGGGCTGGGCCACCTACAACGGCGACCACATGAGCATGTACGGCGTCAATGCCGGCGTGCCCAAGACGCTTGTGCGGCATATCGTGCAGTATGTAGCAGACACCTGCGGCAGCGACACGCTGCGCGGGGTGCTGCTTGACATTCTGGACACCCCAGTCAGCCCCGAGCTGTTGCCCACCGCCGAGGACGGCACCATTGCCCAGCAGACGGAAAAGCTGGTCGGCCCGTATGAGCTGCACGACTTCTATCTCTACTATGTGCTGCGCTTTGGCTTCAGCCCGGCAAAAATCTATCATCTGGCCCGCACCGCCTTTGACGGCAAGTATGAGCCGGAGGTTCTGCTGGCTTGGTTAAAGAACTTCTATCGCCGCTTCTTTGCCCAGCAGTTCAAGCGCAGCTGCCTGCCCGATGGGCCTAAGGTCGGCTCGGTCACGCTGTCCCCCCGCGGTGACTGGCGTATGCCCAGCGATGCCTGCAACACCCTGTGGATGGCCGAGCTGGAAAAGCTCGAGGTTTGA
- a CDS encoding DUF4093 domain-containing protein, producing the protein MIKVEQALLVEGKYDAARLANIVDGTILTTDGFRVFRDAALQKLLKRIAAAQGLIILTDSDAAGFKIRHYVTGLVGAEHVLQAYVPALPGKEARKAEPGKEGLLGVEGVPDALILQGLTTALESAVPRADTAKSRAITYTDLYDWGISGTANSAENRRALLHRLGLPPRLSKKELLQVLNTLYTYDALCAEIKTL; encoded by the coding sequence ATGATAAAAGTAGAGCAGGCCCTGCTGGTGGAGGGAAAATACGATGCCGCCCGGCTCGCCAATATCGTGGACGGCACGATCCTGACAACGGACGGTTTCCGTGTCTTCCGGGACGCTGCGCTGCAAAAGCTGCTCAAGCGAATAGCCGCTGCGCAGGGCCTCATCATTTTGACAGATTCCGATGCGGCAGGCTTTAAGATACGCCACTATGTGACAGGTCTGGTAGGGGCAGAGCATGTCCTGCAGGCCTATGTGCCGGCGCTGCCGGGCAAGGAGGCGCGCAAGGCAGAGCCCGGCAAAGAGGGCCTGCTGGGCGTTGAGGGCGTACCCGATGCATTGATCCTGCAGGGGCTGACGACGGCGCTGGAGAGTGCTGTGCCTCGCGCAGACACCGCAAAAAGCCGCGCCATCACCTACACAGACCTGTATGACTGGGGTATCTCCGGCACGGCCAACAGTGCGGAAAACCGCCGTGCGCTGCTGCATCGGCTGGGCCTTCCGCCGCGGCTTAGCAAAAAGGAGCTGCTGCAGGTGCTGAACACGCTGTACACCTATGATGCCCTCTGCGCAGAAATCAAAACCCTATAA
- the holA gene encoding DNA polymerase III subunit delta — protein sequence MLYSEKELEKRLQSGCALYYFYASDEALVHAAARKALKYLNRDDPETTVLDGPTPSVEEIVLAAGTISFFGGKRLVLMPLIRPSTYSDKDLQELCDTLSDTENAIFVMTGVVEEAYGKLRPGKREQKLIGCCEKLGYCVQINRPTGAALQAMARDWAKQAGAAFAPGAEAALLVRCGEDQFLLKNEIEKLAALSGYGTITQQMVGQLGTVTLDADTFDMVKLLTGGQTDKAQQKLKTLLALQNDPIMITGALISNYLDLYRVLLGRRSRRSLGDVAKDFGYKGNWNYRLNATEKTAARFNRSQLESCLRILQQLDTDLKSSKLDADLLMQKALCELALAGRKA from the coding sequence TTGCTATACAGTGAAAAAGAACTTGAAAAACGCCTGCAGTCCGGCTGCGCACTGTACTATTTTTATGCATCGGATGAGGCCCTTGTCCACGCCGCTGCACGGAAGGCCTTAAAATATCTGAACCGCGATGACCCGGAGACGACCGTGCTGGACGGCCCGACCCCCTCGGTGGAGGAGATCGTGCTGGCAGCGGGTACGATCTCCTTCTTTGGCGGCAAGCGGCTGGTGCTTATGCCGCTGATACGCCCATCGACCTACTCAGACAAGGACCTGCAGGAGCTTTGCGATACTTTGTCGGACACGGAAAATGCGATCTTTGTCATGACGGGGGTCGTAGAGGAGGCGTACGGCAAGCTGCGCCCCGGCAAGCGGGAGCAGAAGCTTATCGGCTGCTGCGAAAAGCTGGGGTACTGCGTGCAGATCAACCGTCCCACAGGGGCGGCGCTGCAGGCGATGGCCCGCGATTGGGCAAAGCAGGCTGGTGCTGCCTTTGCGCCGGGGGCGGAGGCTGCCCTGCTGGTGCGCTGCGGTGAGGATCAGTTCCTTTTGAAAAACGAGATCGAAAAGCTGGCGGCTCTGTCCGGCTACGGCACGATCACACAGCAGATGGTTGGCCAGCTGGGCACTGTGACGCTGGATGCGGATACCTTTGACATGGTAAAGCTGCTTACCGGCGGCCAGACCGATAAGGCACAGCAAAAGCTCAAGACGCTGCTGGCGCTGCAGAATGACCCGATCATGATCACGGGCGCGCTGATCAGCAACTATCTGGATCTGTACCGCGTGCTGCTGGGCCGCCGCAGCCGCCGCAGTCTGGGGGATGTAGCCAAGGATTTCGGCTATAAGGGCAACTGGAACTACCGGCTCAATGCAACGGAAAAAACGGCGGCGCGGTTCAACCGCAGCCAGCTGGAAAGCTGCCTGCGCATCCTGCAGCAGCTGGACACCGATCTGAAAAGCAGCAAGCTGGACGCCGACCTGCTGATGCAGAAGGCGCTGTGTGAGCTGGCACTGGCCGGGAGGAAAGCATGA
- a CDS encoding ComEC/Rec2 family competence protein: MKRKLGWFGLGFAGAELAAANLPPLVCVPAAAFLALLAFWKRRRDVRTPLLGALCGLAWFALFTLIFVQPCRALAGQTVTCTAVVETDAEASYSDSRLRGTLRLTEINGKPARLRVQCSSFPGESAGERFEASFALSSLPDNRYRLSRNSKGVYLQAEYLGNYRGLAASKAPRFALFRLRQRWSAVLRRWLPKRLDGMEAAMLLADKSHLENAVQQAFRAAGVSHLLAVSGLHLALLCGLLGFGRRWRFYKPLILLRGAAALFYLLLTGAPVSVLRAGLVLAVALAGEFLLQPVDLLTSTGFAAVLIGLQNAYAPCDIGFQLSFCAVLGVQAAAALTEAERRAAAQGKSAALRLVCRLAEPVQVAALASLATLPVLVAHGMSTSLVGIVCNVLVVWMLQPALQMGILLLIFSAVPFLLPLVNLTGLVLSFWLKAMLGIVERCAALPFASVYLPQRYTLFVLAVLGALALYYWHGKGMRVYPIAALICTAAAVVMGIWMQRDVVEINLVGASNNPCVVCVQNGQAVVLFRGGESNLSAVERYLAGRSRQEPALLVDLRARPTALDFTAAEVVTMQAQPEFDTRTVLDGLTLDLYHNKSASLAVLGIGDRHIAVGAGSIQLAEPIRVDVLCAPGALSDAVQADTILTAVCHPKWLDEIESCELRYGDEAPGLTLRPGRSMIWEEAQTIAIQ, from the coding sequence ATGAAACGAAAGCTCGGTTGGTTCGGTCTCGGCTTTGCCGGGGCTGAGCTTGCTGCGGCCAATCTGCCGCCGCTGGTCTGTGTGCCCGCGGCGGCATTTTTGGCATTGCTGGCATTTTGGAAAAGGCGCAGGGATGTAAGGACTCCTCTGCTGGGGGCGCTGTGCGGGCTGGCATGGTTTGCACTGTTTACGCTTATCTTTGTACAGCCATGCCGGGCGCTGGCGGGGCAGACAGTCACCTGTACAGCTGTGGTGGAGACAGACGCAGAGGCTTCCTACAGTGATAGCCGCCTGCGCGGCACATTGCGGCTGACTGAGATCAACGGTAAGCCCGCCCGGCTGCGGGTGCAATGCTCGTCCTTTCCCGGGGAAAGCGCGGGAGAGCGTTTTGAGGCAAGCTTTGCGCTGAGCAGTCTTCCGGACAACCGCTACCGCCTGAGCCGCAACAGCAAGGGCGTCTACCTGCAGGCGGAATATCTCGGCAACTACCGCGGCCTTGCGGCCAGCAAGGCGCCGCGATTTGCTCTTTTTCGTCTGCGGCAACGCTGGAGCGCCGTGCTGCGGCGCTGGCTGCCGAAGCGGCTGGACGGCATGGAGGCGGCGATGCTGCTGGCCGATAAAAGTCACCTTGAGAATGCCGTACAGCAGGCGTTCCGCGCCGCAGGGGTGTCGCACCTGCTGGCGGTGTCCGGGCTGCATCTGGCGCTGCTCTGCGGGCTGCTGGGCTTCGGCCGGCGGTGGCGGTTCTATAAGCCGCTTATCCTGCTGCGCGGTGCGGCGGCGCTGTTTTATCTGCTGCTGACCGGGGCACCGGTGTCGGTGCTGCGCGCGGGGCTGGTGCTGGCGGTAGCGCTGGCGGGGGAGTTTCTTCTGCAGCCTGTCGATCTGCTGACATCCACTGGCTTTGCCGCAGTCCTGATAGGATTGCAGAATGCCTACGCACCCTGTGATATAGGCTTTCAGCTGTCATTCTGTGCCGTGCTGGGCGTGCAGGCTGCGGCGGCTCTGACCGAGGCTGAGCGGCGTGCGGCGGCGCAAGGCAAGTCGGCCGCTTTGCGTTTGGTTTGCCGCCTTGCGGAGCCTGTACAGGTGGCGGCACTCGCCAGCCTTGCCACCCTGCCGGTGCTGGTAGCCCATGGCATGTCCACCAGTCTTGTGGGCATTGTCTGCAATGTGCTGGTCGTGTGGATGCTGCAGCCCGCCCTGCAGATGGGTATCCTGCTGTTGATTTTCAGTGCCGTGCCGTTTTTACTGCCGCTTGTAAACCTTACGGGGCTGGTACTCAGCTTTTGGCTTAAGGCAATGCTCGGAATCGTTGAGCGCTGTGCGGCACTGCCGTTTGCGTCTGTCTATTTACCGCAGCGGTACACGCTGTTTGTGCTGGCGGTGCTGGGCGCGCTGGCTCTATACTACTGGCATGGAAAAGGGATGCGGGTGTATCCGATTGCTGCGCTGATCTGCACAGCCGCCGCCGTTGTCATGGGGATATGGATGCAGCGGGATGTGGTGGAGATAAATCTTGTCGGCGCGTCCAACAATCCCTGCGTGGTCTGTGTGCAGAACGGGCAGGCAGTGGTGCTTTTCCGCGGCGGCGAAAGCAACCTGAGCGCCGTTGAGAGGTATCTTGCCGGGCGCAGCAGACAAGAACCTGCCCTGCTGGTGGATCTGCGCGCCAGACCTACGGCACTGGACTTTACGGCGGCGGAGGTCGTGACGATGCAGGCCCAGCCGGAATTTGATACCCGCACGGTGCTTGACGGATTGACGCTCGACCTGTATCATAATAAAAGCGCGAGTCTGGCGGTGCTGGGCATCGGCGACCGCCATATTGCGGTGGGGGCAGGCAGCATACAGTTGGCCGAACCGATCCGTGTGGATGTACTCTGTGCGCCGGGGGCGCTGTCCGATGCCGTGCAGGCAGACACGATCCTGACTGCGGTATGCCACCCAAAATGGCTGGATGAAATCGAAAGCTGCGAGCTGCGCTATGGCGATGAGGCGCCGGGCCTGACCCTGCGACCCGGTCGCAGCATGATCTGGGAGGAGGCACAGACGATTGCTATACAGTGA